The sequence AATTTTGTCATGACGGCAAAAACAGTAAGTGTATGGTGTGCAAGAATGCCATTGAACTACTCCACACTCTTTAAAGTCATATCTAAATTTTCTAGCATACTAAAGAAGTCTTTTTCAAAATTTTCTTTGACAAACACTGTTTTTTTCAATGGATATGGAATATTACAGTCATCATGCCTATGAAAAATATAGTTTGTCTGTGGCCCATAGTGATTTATTGCTCCAGCTTGTGGTGGGGAAAAATCGTAATCAGCTAGGAGCTGCGATATTTTTTTAAATGCCAGAGTGTCTTTTAAAATTGATTTATCTCTATGGTCTTGCGTAAGGAAGGCGACCTTGCTGTTTGGATATGTAGATATAAGCAATTTAAGATATTTGTTTTGGTATTCAAAAAGTATTTTGTTCTCCATAAAGAACAACTCCTTTTGTTTTCTACTGGTTAGTTAAGTCGAAAATCACGTGCCCTTTGCCGTTAAGCGCAATATTTCTTATACACTCATGACTTATCCAGTCTGTTTTTGGAATATTTTTGATTATCAAAGAAGCATTACCTTCAGCGGCGCTAATAGCTAAAATTTCTAGCTGGTCTCCGCGAAATTCCTTTGCCGATATAATTACACCGCCACCATCTTTAAGTAAATATTCGCAGAAACTAAATCCACTATGTAGCATATTATCCATGCAAAACACTCCTTTTTTTGTACAATAGTTACTTATATGTTTCTATTGCTCTTCGGATGTTGTCTGCATTGAGTAATCTACTTTTCACGCATCAAATAGAGTCGCACTGCATTTTTCTAAACGCAGGCGTATTTCTTCTTTTTCTGCTTCTGTCATTGTTGCTGCTTCAAGTTCAAGCTTTGCTTCGGCTATTGCAAGCAAGGTGCGTGCCGGAGCGTTTTCGAATGTAAGGCGTGTTTTACTTGTTTCTTCCGGCCCAGCCTGCGGCCCATCGTACAACTGTTGAGTCCCTTTTGGTATGAAATCTATATAAAGGTCACAGTCAAAGGCCATTGCCATTCTTTGTAGAAGCTCTAAGGACGGATTTTCTCGCCCTGATTCAATATTGCTGATGTGTGCCGAGCTAACATCACACAGTTCCGCAAGCTTTGATTGCGTCAACGCCGATGTTTTTCGCATTTCTTTAATTCTTTCTTTAAATATCAAACATATCACCTAGTTCAGATTATAAGTATAACAAAACAAAAAAAGAAGAACGCTAAACAATAAAAGTATTGTTTAACACTTGACTAACTATTGTTATTCATATATATTTGTTTTGTTAAACAATGATTTTAGTGAGGTGGAAAGATATGGTGGATTTCAAAGCAATTTGTGGTTTCAATGGAAACAAAGTCGTGGATTTCAAAGTAACTTGTGATTGCTGTGGAAGAGAAATCGTTCCAGAAAGTGAGCCTGAGAAAGAAGCATTTGAATTTGCAAGATTGGGGGGTTTTCAAGATTCTGCGGTTATGTCTGGCGTATCGATGCAAATTTATTATCCAAATGTATGTCGCGGAAGAAAGCTAAATTTTGATTTATGTGTTCATTGTCATGAAGAATTTTTAAAGTTTTGCAATGATTTTTTTAGAAATACGCAAAACATTTTTTTACAAGGGTCTGAGTAGAAGAGGTGATAAAGAAATGCTGGACTGTAAAAAGGTTAGAGCTGCAAGACTGGCAAAGGGTTTGAGGCAGACTTTTGTGTCAGAAAAGATTGGCGTGTCTCAGGCACATTACTGCAATATCGAAAATGGCCGTGAGAATCCGTCACTGCCGACACTTGAAGCTATTACAGCCGTGTTGGGCGGAAGTGTAAGCGACTATCTGATACCAGACGCAAACCCTATGATTCCCCGGAAGGTGGCGGCGAGGCGGCAGAGGCCGCGGGAGTCCGGGGCAGCGGTTGTGTAGGGGCGCACGACGGGCGGGAGAATGTTATACGGCTGGAGCTGGTGATCCGGCGGGAAGGAGTGGAGGTTATGAACGGAAATAATGTGTGCGGCAATATGGACCAAGGAGGTATTCGGG is a genomic window of Cloacibacillus sp. containing:
- a CDS encoding helix-turn-helix transcriptional regulator; the protein is MIFKERIKEMRKTSALTQSKLAELCDVSSAHISNIESGRENPSLELLQRMAMAFDCDLYIDFIPKGTQQLYDGPQAGPEETSKTRLTFENAPARTLLAIAEAKLELEAATMTEAEKEEIRLRLEKCSATLFDA